TCCTCGCTGCCTGCAAACACAGCCTCCGGTCTCGCCAAGGCTCTCGCCATGCAAGCCGAAGTGCAAGCCGCGAAGCCCCTCCCAACCCCGAACCTCGCCGTCTCGCACCCCTCCGACGTTTACACAATTGAAACCCTCGTCCCAGGCAGTCACTCAACCCTCAGCCAATTAAACGGCGTGGACGAGTGGAAATCTCAAGTGGAAGCCGGTCTCGGCGTGACAACCGTCTCGCGCTACGTCTCGAACCGCGTCGCCGCAGTCGTCAACTCAGACAACACCACCCACCTCCAAGTCCTCCGCTTCATCCAGCTGCTCATCGAATTCGGACGCTGCCTCAAAAATGCAGGCGCAAACGCCAAGGGCGGCGGCCCAGGCAGCAAGCGTCTCCCGCCCCGCGATGACCTCCGCCGCATCCTATCGAACACTACAGGCTCCGCCGTTGTGAAGCCCAAGCCCGGCGCTGCTGCCGAGACTGCCTCCGATCTGCTTCCGGAGTCTGTTGTCGATGCCGTGCGTCGTCGCTTCGCACCCAGTGGCGGCTACGTCTCCAAGAACGACTTCACCCTCCTGCAAACTACCATCTGTGCGCTCTCGCTACACATTCCGCCCCAGCCGGCTCGCGATGGTGgatccagctcgcttggtGGCAATGCGCCCAACGAGCTTGCGACGGATCCTTCCGATCTGCGTGATGATCTACGTCTTGACCCGAATACCATTCACCAGTACTTCCGTGAGCTTGGTTGTCGGATTGATAAGCCTCGTGAGACGGAGTTCGCGAAGTGGAATATCAAGGGTGGGCGTGCAGAGGCGCATGCCCGTCGTGTTGCTCGCTTGCGTGTGCCCGTTGAGTTC
Above is a window of Penicillium digitatum chromosome 2, complete sequence DNA encoding:
- a CDS encoding RNA polymerase I associated factor, A49-like, with protein sequence MPSNKAEHKRKRSADNDRPNKKPALHQLPPLAASVIEDKSELAPVIADTPGIQSSKSLRWNPYIKSRANVSKSAASTRNPGIVSSEMLLQSSDHAKLDFVGREGTGDDTDSQVKHYVAVIDPERKTWKVVEVRRATLRGAVRSRKPEEDSDEEMNNMRAQRTALTNTFGTKQSRKAVQSMAENAQLSNAPAGAVPQAGAALISSLPANTASGLAKALAMQAEVQAAKPLPTPNLAVSHPSDVYTIETLVPGSHSTLSQLNGVDEWKSQVEAGLGVTTVSRYVSNRVAAVVNSDNTTHLQVLRFIQLLIEFGRCLKNAGANAKGGGPGSKRLPPRDDLRRILSNTTGSAVVKPKPGAAAETASDLLPESVVDAVRRRFAPSGGYVSKNDFTLLQTTICALSLHIPPQPARDGGSSSLGGNAPNELATDPSDLRDDLRLDPNTIHQYFRELGCRIDKPRETEFAKWNIKGGRAEAHARRVARLRVPVEFPKVSRGGRK